The genomic region TATAGGCCTCTTTATTTTCCCAAGTTTCATAACCAGGTTCATTGGGATACGGAATGGTATGGAATGTCCATTCCAATTCCCCCGTAATTATATTGAAAGCCCGAATATCCCCCGGAGCTGCATCAGCACCTTCAGAAACCCTTACCGGCATTACAATTAAATCTTTATAGACAGTTCCCGGAGTATTGGAAATCATAAATTTATTCTGGGCAGATGACGACAAGCCTTTATGCAAATCTACTTTTCCACCATCACCAAATGTTTTAATAGGCTCTCCCGTAAGCGCGTTTAAGGCATATAAAGAAGATCCCATGGTATACAACACGCGTTTATCATCATTCTTTTCCCAGTAAGACACCCCCCTGCTTGTGCTGTGCCATGCTTTTAGGGTATCCCCAAACATCCAAACACGTTCACCGGTTTCGGCATCTAAGGCAAATGCTTGTAATTTTGGGGTAACTCCATACACCAAACCGTTCACCATAAGAGGGTTCATCTGCATTTGTCCGCTATCCGGCAGCTTATGTGTCCAAGCAATTTCTAAATCTTGAACGTTCTCTGGAGTTATTTGTGACAGGTCGGTAAAGTGATTTCTATCTTTGCCGCCCAAATATTCATCCCAATTTTTAAGGGAAGCCGCTTTTTCTTGGCAACTAAAACAAAATGCGGTTAACAAAACCAATACAATCCATTTCATAATTAAGTAATATAATTTTTAAGCAGTTGAGGCCCTTCCAAAACACTCCTTACCACCTGTAAAACGCCATTTTCAGTGGTATCTATATACCATTTCACCAAAGAAATAGCTCCATTTTCTATTTCAAGACCGGTAATGCTCCTTGGGTGCACACAACTGCCATCATTAAAATAAGGAAGATCCCCAGGTTCTGGAAATCTCGGGCGATGCGTATGACCGGTAATGGTAAATAAATTGTTCCTTTCGGCTATCCATTTTTTGGTCCGGCGTTCTACTTTAATAAGTTCAGTATTATTTTTTGCTGGACTGGTGGGGTCTGAAATTCCAACGACTTGAAATTGCCTCCAAATTAACCGAACCAAAAAACGATTGAGTTTCCAAAAGTTATAGTTCCACCAATCGGCTTGATGCCCGTGAGCCATAAAAATTTCCTGATTGCTATGCTTATGTTTTAAAATTAAAGCTTCGTGATATTCTAAATTCGGCATGAAAGGAACTCGAAGGCCACTATTGGCATCTAAAACAGTTTCGTAGTGCTTTTTTACCAATGCTGGATTTTCGTAAACCATATCATGATTGCCGAAGATTAAGTGCAATCGGTCCTGCTCGTAAAACTCCTTCAAGAGGAAAAATATATTTTTATGGGAATCGAAAATACTATGGAAGTGCAAATTTTCCCACAACTCGTTACCGTCGCCTAATTCAATATACGAAAAGCCAGCTTTGTAATATTGTTTCAAAGCGTGAAAGTACGTATTTCGGTTATTGGCAAAATCATCGGCAAAACTGTTATCGCCACGATGACAATCGCTAAAAAGTATAAACTTAGAATTATCGTCGAATTCTACGACTTTTGCATGTTGATAGGCCTTATTAAACCGTTTACGAGTAGACATGCTTAAAATTAAGCAAATAATTTATATGGCAACGGTGCGCTCGATTTCTTTTTCAATCCCGTTCCATAAACCTATTCTTACTTCTAACGCCTGTTTTGCAACCATTTCAACTTCCTTCCATTTTTCAGCGTCGCTCCCTGCCAACTCTTCAATCATTTTATGGGCAAGTGGGCCGTGGGTATCTCCATCTACCTCAATATGCCGTTCAAAATAATAAATCAGCTTATCGAGCTTCATATTTGGAAAGTCTTTCTGCATATTTTTCAAAATGGCAGTAAACATATCTGGAATAAGATCTTCACGCCCAAAAGTAAAAGCTGCCGCTATTTTGTGGGGCTTTCCTTCAGCAATTAAATTAAAACTGAATTCCAAGAATTCCTTTACGCTTTGTGGTAGCTCGCACTTGGACAAGATTTCAAAAACCCCTTCCAAGCTTTTTACCTCCCCTACAAAATTTTCAATTGTTTCTGTAGTGGCTCCGCAGGCTGTCATGGCCTCTAGGTACATTTCGTAGTGGCTAAGATAATTTCCATTTTTATCCACATCGGTTTCTTCCCCCAAAACTATTTCGTTTATTAAATATCTCGTTTTTGGATTGCCTACCGGTTTCCAGGGCAGTGTGGTACAGGTAAGTTTATTCTGCAATGCTTTTAAAAGGGACATAAAATCCCAAACTGCGTATACATGGTGCTGAAGGAAAATCTGTAAATGTTCGGGAGCTTGTATTTTAGCGTATAGCTCATGTTGCAATAACAATTCGCGTTCTTCCCTTATAGCGTGTATTACTCTTTCTATCATAGCCAGTTTTTTGCACAAAAGTATTATTTGGGATGCGGTACTGCAAGTTTTAGTTTCTTTTAACGACTTAAAATCCAAATTTTGTATATATTGGAATATGAAGTACGAAGCTACAGAGTCGCCCTTATCGATACAAGTGAGTTTTAAAAAACTCATTGAGCATTACAGAGCTGAAGAGAAAAAGGATGATAGTTTGCTCTCTAACAGGGCGAAAGAAATTCTTGCGGTTGTAAAAGAACATCCAGAGCTCGAATCGGGCATTGAGGATTTATCTAAATTGGATAATTTCCAAAATGAAATAGCGATTCTAACTCAAGATGTTTTTCCTCCCATGCTATCTTCCAATGAAATAAAGACGATTGGAATACCTTTTGACGACCGAATTTTTAGAGCTTCAAATAGATTTAAAAACATTATTAAAAGAGCTGGGGAAGACTACGACTCCAGCATTCGAAATATTCCTGAAGATCAAATGTACATCCTTCAATGTACAGTAATTCTGTCTTTCTACTATAATGTGGATGTGGAATATAAAAAACCTTTGTATTATGATATTCCAGATGAAAATGGCATTCTTAGACACTACAGAATCATGTACAATGCCGATTTCATGGAATTATCCCCTACCGATAAAGCAAAAGACCTTACCCAAGACGATATCGATGAATTACTGGACGGTTTTGACGACATTAAACTCTGGAAACAAAAATTCCCACCAAATAGTTGGGTCGCTAAAGGGTTTGTTATTTCCAACCTGTTTGATGTAACTATGGACAATTCCATATCCGACCTTAAAACAACCCTTTTGGAGCAATCGTCCCACGATAATGTGCTGCTCCATAAGTTTGAGGATATCTTTCGATCTATCTTCGGAATAAAAAATTTACAAACAGGGTTTTCCAGCTATGATGATGACGCCAACAGCTTGGAAAAGCTTACCAAAAACATGCCCAGCTTTTTACTTCACGAAAAATCTGATGACAACTGCGGTAATTTATTGTGCGAGCATTCTTATGAGGTTTTATTGAAAGACAAACACCATTTTGCAATTTCGGATATTGACAAATACAACAAAATTAGTAAAGGGCAAGCACCTTACGGTACCTTGGCCACACAGGGATTTAAAAGTGCCATTTTAGTTCCCGTAGCCCACGAAGGTAATTTATTGGGTATTTTAGAACTGGTTTCCTTTAACAAACATGAGCTAAACAGTATCAATGCCAATAAGCTGCATGAAGTAATGCCCTACATTACGGCTGCAGTAGTTAGAAATAAAACGGAAAACAAAAATACCATAGAGGCGGTAATTCAAAATGAATGTACCTCCATTCACGACAGCGTAAAATGGAAGTTTGTAAAAGAAGCCAAAAAATTCTTACGTGAAAAAAACAAAGGTAATATGGTTTCTTTTGGAGACATTACTTTTAAGGATGTGTATCCGCTTTATGGACAAATAGATATTAGAAATTCTTCGGATGCTAGAAACGAGGCTACCCAAAGAGATTTATACACCCAGTTGCAATTGGTCGATAAGATTTTTAAAGTGGCCGTTGAAAATGGAAATATGCCCATTTATGAAGAATACAGCTTTAGAGTGAACAGCTATTTAGAGGAAGTTGAAAAGGATTTCCAGACCAGTACCGAGCAAAATATTGTCGATTTTTTATTTGAAGAAATCCATCCTGCTCTAGAACAGGTTAAAACCCTAAATGAAAATCTGGAGCAGTTGGTAATTGCCTACAGAAAACAGTTGAACGACACTACAGGAATGATCTACGATTGTAGAAATGACTACGATCAAACAGTGACCGTTATCAATAAAAGAATGGCAAAAATTATTGATGAAAAACAACTGGAAGCCCAAAAGATGTTCCCTCATTTCTTCGAACGTTATAAAACCGATGGTGTGGAACACACCATGTATATTGGCAAATCTATCTCCAATGTTAAACCATATAGTGATGTTTACCTTCAAAATTTAAAGCTTTGGCAACTGGAAACCATGTGCTACATGGAAAATGCATATTATAATTTAAAACCAGATTTAAAAATACCCCTTGATGTAAGTTCGCTTATTTTGGTGCATAACACTCCCCTTTCCATTAAATTTAGAATGGACGAAAAGCATTTCGATGTGGACGGAACTTACAATGCCCGTTATGAAATTATAAAAAAACGAATAGATAAAGCTTTTATTAAGGATACTGAAGACCGTATAACCCAGCCTGGGCATATTACTATTATCTATTCCCAAAAAAAGGATGAGGAGGAATATTTAAGATACGTAAAGCTGCTACAAGCCAAAGGAGTGCTTAATGAGGATTTAAAAATACATGAAGTGGAAGACCTTCAAGGGGTAAGCGGTCTAAAAGCGATAACCGTTGGCATATTATACAAATACGACGATAATAAAAGCTTGCTTACCTACGACGATCTTATGAAAGAGCTATCTAAAGAGCTGTAAAAGCGAATATAAAGGTAAGAACAGAACTAATCATCCCAATCATAAAAACAGTATAGGTTATCCTTAAAAGTCGGTACTTTCTGGCCAAAACCACACCAAGATAATAAAGGTCTTTGGTAAGTTGGCCATAAATTAAATCGGTATCTTCTAAAACTTCCTCCATGGCATCTTCATAAGTTTCTAGGGGCATTTTATAGAAATTCCCGAAGAACAGCAGGTTCACTTTTCTGGACTCTAGGTCTTTTTGTGTGAATTCCCCGCCCGAAACATTGGGTTTGGTAGATAAAATAGCAAATATGATAGAAATAACGCTAAAAACAACCAATACCAAACTGGGGATTATTAAATGTTGATTGGATAGACTGTCCAGTTTGGGAATTAGGTTGGCCAGTGCCAATGAAATGATTATAGCGTTTACGGAAAGTAAAATATTTGCTTTGGCATCAGCAATATCACTTAACTTCATATGGTTTCTTAAAGCAGTTCTATACAAGGTTTGAACACCCCTAGAAGGGCTTTCTGACTTCAGTTTTACTTTTAATTTTTCCTTTTTGGCGCGCCGCTCTACTTTCTCTTCCTTTTTAAGCAGGCTTTGCAAATTACTGTCTTTTCCAAAACTCCATTCATTCTGGGCATAAGAAGTGTAATAACGATGTTGAGTACTCAATAATTTAATATTGAGCTTTCGCCATTCTGTAATATCGTAATGTGCCACTTTGCGTTCATTGAGCTCTTGGCGCAGCATTTCAGAAGTATTTACAAAACTTTCTTTTGCCAAGTGGGAACTATCGGCATCTTTTATAATTTCTTCGAGTAGGTTGGTAGGTTCAACCCCCATTTTGGTGGCCATAATGGTTTGGCACACTTTTTCTATATCAGCTGCTTCATAACCGTGCTCTTTTAAAAAAGAAGTAGCTATTTTGCAACTTTCCTGCTCGTGGTCTTCCCCGGTTACGGTATAGCCTGTATCATGAAACCAAGTCGCCAAAAAAAGGATTTCCCGTTCATTTTGGGAAATATTAAGATTTTCCGCCAAAACCGTAGCACTTTTAACAACTCTTTGGGTATGGCGAAGATTATGATATAGATAGTTTTTGTCTAACTTAGTATTTAATAAATCAGAAACATACGTTTTTGCTTTTTCAATGATATCAGACATATTTTTTTATTCTAAGATTATTTAATATAATAATACAAAAATACTAAGCTTCTTCATTTAAACATGATAAAAAAAAAT from Galbibacter sp. BG1 harbors:
- a CDS encoding DUF3050 domain-containing protein, with translation MIERVIHAIREERELLLQHELYAKIQAPEHLQIFLQHHVYAVWDFMSLLKALQNKLTCTTLPWKPVGNPKTRYLINEIVLGEETDVDKNGNYLSHYEMYLEAMTACGATTETIENFVGEVKSLEGVFEILSKCELPQSVKEFLEFSFNLIAEGKPHKIAAAFTFGREDLIPDMFTAILKNMQKDFPNMKLDKLIYYFERHIEVDGDTHGPLAHKMIEELAGSDAEKWKEVEMVAKQALEVRIGLWNGIEKEIERTVAI
- a CDS encoding Pycsar system effector family protein codes for the protein MSDIIEKAKTYVSDLLNTKLDKNYLYHNLRHTQRVVKSATVLAENLNISQNEREILFLATWFHDTGYTVTGEDHEQESCKIATSFLKEHGYEAADIEKVCQTIMATKMGVEPTNLLEEIIKDADSSHLAKESFVNTSEMLRQELNERKVAHYDITEWRKLNIKLLSTQHRYYTSYAQNEWSFGKDSNLQSLLKKEEKVERRAKKEKLKVKLKSESPSRGVQTLYRTALRNHMKLSDIADAKANILLSVNAIIISLALANLIPKLDSLSNQHLIIPSLVLVVFSVISIIFAILSTKPNVSGGEFTQKDLESRKVNLLFFGNFYKMPLETYEDAMEEVLEDTDLIYGQLTKDLYYLGVVLARKYRLLRITYTVFMIGMISSVLTFIFAFTAL
- a CDS encoding GAF domain-containing protein, with amino-acid sequence MKYEATESPLSIQVSFKKLIEHYRAEEKKDDSLLSNRAKEILAVVKEHPELESGIEDLSKLDNFQNEIAILTQDVFPPMLSSNEIKTIGIPFDDRIFRASNRFKNIIKRAGEDYDSSIRNIPEDQMYILQCTVILSFYYNVDVEYKKPLYYDIPDENGILRHYRIMYNADFMELSPTDKAKDLTQDDIDELLDGFDDIKLWKQKFPPNSWVAKGFVISNLFDVTMDNSISDLKTTLLEQSSHDNVLLHKFEDIFRSIFGIKNLQTGFSSYDDDANSLEKLTKNMPSFLLHEKSDDNCGNLLCEHSYEVLLKDKHHFAISDIDKYNKISKGQAPYGTLATQGFKSAILVPVAHEGNLLGILELVSFNKHELNSINANKLHEVMPYITAAVVRNKTENKNTIEAVIQNECTSIHDSVKWKFVKEAKKFLREKNKGNMVSFGDITFKDVYPLYGQIDIRNSSDARNEATQRDLYTQLQLVDKIFKVAVENGNMPIYEEYSFRVNSYLEEVEKDFQTSTEQNIVDFLFEEIHPALEQVKTLNENLEQLVIAYRKQLNDTTGMIYDCRNDYDQTVTVINKRMAKIIDEKQLEAQKMFPHFFERYKTDGVEHTMYIGKSISNVKPYSDVYLQNLKLWQLETMCYMENAYYNLKPDLKIPLDVSSLILVHNTPLSIKFRMDEKHFDVDGTYNARYEIIKKRIDKAFIKDTEDRITQPGHITIIYSQKKDEEEYLRYVKLLQAKGVLNEDLKIHEVEDLQGVSGLKAITVGILYKYDDNKSLLTYDDLMKELSKEL
- a CDS encoding metallophosphoesterase family protein — translated: MSTRKRFNKAYQHAKVVEFDDNSKFILFSDCHRGDNSFADDFANNRNTYFHALKQYYKAGFSYIELGDGNELWENLHFHSIFDSHKNIFFLLKEFYEQDRLHLIFGNHDMVYENPALVKKHYETVLDANSGLRVPFMPNLEYHEALILKHKHSNQEIFMAHGHQADWWNYNFWKLNRFLVRLIWRQFQVVGISDPTSPAKNNTELIKVERRTKKWIAERNNLFTITGHTHRPRFPEPGDLPYFNDGSCVHPRSITGLEIENGAISLVKWYIDTTENGVLQVVRSVLEGPQLLKNYIT